One part of the Hydrogenobacter sp. T-2 genome encodes these proteins:
- the carB gene encoding carbamoyl-phosphate synthase large subunit yields the protein MKKVLILGSGPNRIGQGIEFDYACVHAVFALKEQGIETIMVNCNPETVSTDYDTANALYFEPVVLENVLEVIRREKPDGVFLQFGGQTPLKLSLPLKNLGVNILGTPPESIDMAEDRELFKKLVDNLGIKQPPSGTARTKEEAIRIAEELGFPVLVRPSYVLGGRAMRIVYDREELIQYLEEAVSVSFERPILIDKYLSDSIEVDVDAIGDGEDYLIGAVMEHIEEAGVHSGDSAASIPPYTLSKEVVEEIKRQSKLIAKALKVKGLVNLQFAVKDGEVYVLEVNPRASRTVPFVSKTIGYPLAKLSALIGVGKGLKELVPEVFERLEGGKAHFASDFMPSDKKIYSVKEVVFPWNRFPEEDPVLGPEMKSTGEVMGIAEDFGLAYYKAQLSAGSRLPLEGRVFLSVADRDKPKVVNLARGFLELGFEVYATGGTYKFLKERGLDVKHVLKVSEGRPNVVDMIKNQEIQLIINTPTGRKERSDAYHLRRSAVQYGIPYTTTVRGGYAMLEAIKSYIKHGGRLKVYALQDL from the coding sequence ATGAAGAAAGTGCTAATCCTCGGCAGTGGACCAAATCGTATAGGTCAAGGTATAGAGTTTGACTATGCCTGCGTCCATGCGGTTTTTGCCCTAAAGGAGCAGGGAATAGAGACCATAATGGTTAACTGCAACCCAGAAACTGTCTCTACAGACTACGACACTGCGAATGCTTTATACTTTGAGCCAGTGGTTTTGGAAAACGTGCTTGAGGTCATAAGAAGAGAAAAGCCCGATGGAGTTTTTCTCCAGTTTGGTGGTCAAACGCCTCTTAAACTCTCCCTTCCTCTCAAGAACCTTGGCGTAAACATACTGGGAACTCCTCCAGAAAGCATAGATATGGCGGAGGATAGGGAGCTCTTTAAGAAACTTGTTGACAACCTTGGCATAAAACAGCCACCAAGTGGAACTGCAAGGACAAAGGAAGAAGCCATAAGAATAGCGGAAGAGCTTGGCTTTCCTGTGCTTGTGAGACCTTCCTATGTGCTTGGTGGTAGGGCTATGAGAATAGTTTATGACAGGGAGGAGCTTATCCAATACCTTGAAGAGGCGGTAAGTGTAAGCTTTGAAAGACCCATACTCATAGACAAGTATCTTTCTGACAGTATAGAAGTGGATGTGGACGCCATAGGGGATGGTGAGGATTATCTAATAGGTGCGGTGATGGAGCATATAGAGGAGGCGGGTGTTCATTCAGGAGATAGCGCGGCAAGCATACCACCATACACTCTCTCAAAGGAAGTGGTAGAAGAGATAAAAAGACAGTCTAAGCTCATAGCGAAGGCTCTAAAAGTGAAAGGGCTTGTGAACCTTCAGTTTGCGGTAAAGGATGGCGAGGTCTACGTGCTTGAGGTTAACCCAAGGGCTTCAAGGACTGTTCCTTTTGTAAGCAAGACCATAGGCTATCCTTTGGCAAAGCTATCCGCTCTTATAGGCGTTGGTAAAGGTTTAAAAGAACTTGTTCCTGAGGTTTTTGAAAGACTTGAAGGAGGCAAAGCCCACTTTGCCAGCGACTTTATGCCTTCAGACAAGAAGATATACTCCGTCAAAGAGGTTGTCTTCCCTTGGAACAGGTTTCCAGAAGAAGACCCAGTGCTTGGACCCGAAATGAAAAGCACAGGAGAAGTTATGGGCATTGCAGAAGACTTTGGACTGGCTTACTACAAGGCACAGCTTTCTGCAGGTAGCAGGTTACCCTTGGAGGGTAGAGTTTTCCTTAGCGTGGCAGACAGAGATAAACCAAAGGTGGTAAACCTTGCAAGAGGCTTTCTTGAACTGGGCTTTGAAGTCTATGCCACTGGAGGGACATACAAGTTTCTAAAAGAGAGAGGATTGGATGTAAAGCATGTGCTAAAGGTCTCTGAGGGAAGACCCAACGTGGTGGACATGATAAAAAACCAAGAAATACAGCTCATCATAAACACACCCACAGGCAGAAAGGAGAGGAGCGACGCCTACCATCTTAGGAGGTCCGCAGTTCAGTATGGCATACCTTACACAACCACTGTAAGAGGTGGATACGCCATGCTTGAGGCCATAAAAAGCTACATAAAGCATGGTGGTAGACTAAAGGTTTACGCCCTTCAAGACCTATGA
- the mutS gene encoding DNA mismatch repair protein MutS yields the protein MWNTPSNQDLTPMLSQYHHFKKLYRDCLLFFRLGDFYELFYEDAEIGSRELGLVLTSRPAGKGKERIPMCGVPYHSANSYISKLVSKGYKVAICEQLEDASQSRGLVKRDVIRVITPGTYFEKETCGLASLLKRGSLYLCAYLNPATGEFLGGSFDPVNAKEFILKFSPKELLIPQGLSFDLKEFDLFVSTVEEEYFHEGLKVLFEDMKLYSARGLGFEKEEELLPFGGLYLYLKSTQKSFLPFVEKPKPYTEEGYVRIDYRTRRGLELLESYEGSERYSLFGVINRTLTGMGRRRLRFHILHPFREKSAIQKVQSAVQELMEKRQLLEALRQELRNMPDLERLVSRISGGISTPKDLLQVRRSLEALERIKELLRDMDSASLREIYEGLLELSDLREDIEKTLVEDPPLHVKEGGLIKEGVDPQLDQLRYYRDNAQSLIDQYEAKLRKETGIQSLKIGFNRVMGYYIEVTKPNLKYVPSYFRRRQTLSNAERFTTDYLQELEEKILSAQSKINNLEYELFIALRERVIKRLEELAHNARLIGWLDYLQSLSSIALEKGWVRPQIVEEKVLHIQEGRHPVIEEHVKTYCPNDTHMDEESLIYIITGPNMAGKSSYIRQTAILTLLAHMGSFIPCKSARIGLVSSIHARIGSGDILALGVSTFMNEMLEVSSILHNADERSLIVLDEVGRGTSTYDGIAISKAIVEYILENIRARTLIATHYLELTEINKRGVKNYHMAVSKEGEDINFLYLLKPGRAEGSFGVRVAKKAGLPEKVIKRAEEVLLELEASKTLPVLERVYEESQREEERQLLEELIELDIANLTPLQALIKLAELKEKAISLRKTKA from the coding sequence ATGTGGAATACGCCAAGTAATCAAGACCTAACTCCTATGCTTTCTCAATACCACCACTTTAAAAAGCTCTACAGAGACTGCCTGCTCTTTTTTCGCCTTGGAGACTTTTATGAGCTCTTCTACGAGGATGCGGAGATAGGTTCAAGGGAGCTCGGTCTTGTGCTCACTTCAAGACCTGCAGGAAAAGGGAAAGAGAGAATTCCCATGTGTGGAGTTCCCTACCACTCTGCAAACTCCTACATCTCAAAGTTAGTCTCCAAGGGCTATAAGGTAGCCATATGTGAGCAGTTAGAGGATGCAAGTCAATCCAGAGGTCTTGTAAAGAGGGATGTTATAAGGGTCATCACTCCCGGCACATACTTTGAGAAGGAAACCTGCGGGCTTGCCAGCCTCTTGAAAAGGGGAAGCCTCTATCTTTGTGCCTACTTAAACCCAGCGACAGGTGAGTTTTTGGGAGGCTCCTTTGACCCAGTGAATGCAAAGGAGTTTATCCTTAAGTTTTCTCCAAAAGAGCTTTTGATACCTCAAGGTCTTTCCTTTGACCTAAAGGAGTTTGACCTCTTTGTGAGCACCGTGGAAGAGGAATACTTTCATGAGGGTCTAAAAGTGCTTTTTGAGGATATGAAGCTCTACAGTGCCAGAGGGCTTGGTTTTGAAAAGGAGGAGGAGCTTTTGCCCTTTGGTGGCTTATACCTTTACCTCAAAAGCACACAAAAGTCCTTTTTACCCTTTGTAGAAAAGCCAAAGCCATACACAGAAGAGGGTTATGTTCGCATAGACTACAGGACACGGAGAGGGCTTGAGCTCTTAGAATCCTATGAGGGTTCAGAAAGGTATTCTCTTTTTGGAGTAATAAACAGGACCCTAACGGGTATGGGAAGAAGAAGGCTTAGGTTTCATATCCTACATCCCTTTAGGGAAAAAAGTGCCATTCAAAAGGTGCAGTCCGCAGTTCAGGAGCTTATGGAAAAAAGACAGCTCTTGGAAGCCCTAAGGCAAGAGCTAAGGAATATGCCAGACCTTGAAAGGCTCGTAAGTAGGATAAGCGGTGGTATCTCTACTCCAAAGGACCTTCTGCAGGTAAGAAGATCTCTTGAAGCCTTGGAGAGAATAAAGGAGCTTTTAAGGGACATGGACTCTGCTTCCCTTAGAGAAATTTACGAAGGACTGTTAGAGCTTAGCGACCTAAGAGAGGATATAGAAAAGACCCTCGTGGAAGACCCACCCTTGCACGTAAAGGAAGGAGGTCTTATAAAGGAGGGCGTAGACCCACAGTTGGACCAGCTTAGATACTACAGAGACAACGCGCAAAGCCTAATAGACCAATACGAAGCTAAGCTAAGAAAGGAAACTGGAATACAAAGCCTAAAGATAGGCTTTAACCGTGTTATGGGCTATTACATAGAAGTGACAAAGCCAAACCTCAAGTATGTGCCTTCTTACTTTCGTAGGCGTCAGACACTCTCAAACGCAGAAAGGTTCACCACAGACTATCTGCAAGAGCTTGAAGAGAAAATACTTTCCGCTCAGAGCAAGATAAACAATCTTGAGTATGAGCTTTTCATAGCTTTGAGGGAGAGGGTTATAAAAAGGCTTGAAGAGCTTGCCCATAACGCAAGGCTTATAGGTTGGCTTGACTATCTTCAGTCCCTTTCAAGTATAGCCTTAGAGAAGGGATGGGTAAGACCTCAAATAGTTGAAGAAAAGGTCCTGCATATCCAAGAGGGTAGGCATCCTGTGATAGAAGAGCATGTAAAAACCTACTGTCCTAACGACACGCATATGGATGAGGAAAGCCTCATATACATAATAACTGGTCCAAACATGGCAGGAAAATCCAGCTACATAAGGCAAACTGCCATTCTTACCCTCTTGGCTCATATGGGTTCTTTTATTCCTTGCAAGTCCGCAAGGATAGGCTTGGTATCTTCTATTCATGCACGCATAGGCTCTGGGGATATTCTGGCTTTGGGAGTTTCTACCTTTATGAATGAGATGCTTGAGGTTTCGAGCATACTCCACAATGCGGATGAAAGGAGTTTAATAGTCCTTGACGAAGTAGGAAGGGGCACATCCACTTATGATGGCATAGCCATAAGCAAGGCTATAGTGGAGTATATATTGGAAAACATAAGGGCGAGAACCCTTATAGCAACCCACTACTTGGAGCTTACTGAGATAAACAAAAGGGGCGTAAAAAACTATCACATGGCGGTAAGCAAAGAGGGGGAAGATATAAATTTCTTGTATCTTTTGAAGCCCGGTAGGGCGGAGGGGAGCTTTGGTGTTAGAGTGGCAAAAAAGGCGGGACTACCAGAGAAGGTTATAAAAAGGGCGGAAGAGGTTTTATTGGAACTTGAAGCCTCAAAGACCCTGCCTGTATTGGAAAGAGTTTACGAAGAAAGCCAAAGAGAAGAAGAAAGGCAACTTTTGGAAGAGCTTATAGAACTTGACATAGCAAACCTAACACCCTTGCAAGCGCTTATAAAATTGGCGGAGCTAAAGGAAAAGGCAATTAGCTTGAGAAAAACTAAAGCCTAA
- the rny gene encoding ribonuclease Y encodes MSVEVLVITVFLALAVGGALGFILSRKGSSKPPVFETAVDIEEKKKEAELIVSKAKEEAQEIIRKAQEEAREVRLNSEREAEKIVRLAQEEADRLRLTLKEETEKIRQDLDKKSKEMEEYLAERKQEIQKLEQALQHREANLERRVQALERREEELYRREKEVREMEKQVDQAQRDLQLKIREIDERKKEIEALRHREILELQRIASMSLEEARAELLRRVEEEAKIEAIRVAKRIEEEARERAEFEAKKIITTAVQRLSSEIAINYTTTTVELPSNEFKGRIIGREGRNIRTFELLTGVDLIIDDTPDIVTISSFDPMRRELAKDALERLIEDGRIHPARIEEVVAEVKKEMDEKIRKMGEETCMELGLYDINPGLYYYIGKLYYRTSYSQNVLLHSKEVAYLAGMMAEELGLDAKMARRAGLLHDIGKAISHELGGSHTDIGIELCKRYGEPDPVLNAIKAHHNEEPVRYPEVALVCAADALSAARPGARRESLEAYLKRLEKLEEIVKSFKGVQNAYAVQAGREVRVIVSPEEISDEEAYMLSKNIARKIEEEMQFPGQIKVVVIRETRHVEYAK; translated from the coding sequence ATGAGTGTGGAAGTGCTTGTTATTACTGTCTTTTTGGCTTTAGCTGTTGGAGGAGCTTTGGGTTTTATACTTTCAAGAAAGGGTTCAAGCAAGCCACCTGTTTTTGAGACAGCGGTAGATATTGAAGAGAAGAAGAAAGAAGCAGAGCTAATAGTTTCAAAGGCAAAGGAGGAAGCCCAGGAGATAATAAGAAAGGCTCAGGAGGAAGCAAGGGAGGTCAGGCTAAATTCAGAAAGGGAGGCTGAGAAAATAGTCAGACTTGCCCAAGAGGAAGCGGACAGACTAAGGTTAACGCTCAAGGAAGAGACGGAGAAGATAAGACAAGACCTTGACAAAAAAAGCAAGGAGATGGAAGAATACCTCGCGGAAAGAAAGCAGGAAATCCAGAAATTAGAGCAAGCTCTACAACACCGCGAGGCAAACTTAGAGAGAAGGGTTCAAGCTCTTGAAAGGCGAGAGGAAGAGCTATACAGGAGAGAAAAGGAAGTAAGGGAGATGGAAAAGCAAGTAGACCAAGCCCAGAGGGACTTACAGCTCAAAATTAGGGAGATTGACGAGAGAAAAAAGGAGATAGAAGCTCTCAGACATAGGGAGATTCTTGAACTCCAGAGAATAGCCAGTATGTCCCTTGAGGAGGCAAGAGCGGAGCTCCTCAGGAGAGTGGAAGAGGAGGCAAAGATAGAAGCCATAAGAGTGGCAAAGCGTATAGAGGAGGAGGCAAGGGAAAGGGCAGAGTTTGAAGCAAAGAAGATAATAACCACAGCAGTCCAGAGGCTCTCTTCTGAGATAGCCATAAACTACACCACCACCACAGTGGAACTTCCCAGCAACGAATTTAAAGGAAGAATAATAGGAAGAGAGGGGAGAAACATAAGAACCTTTGAGCTTCTCACAGGCGTAGACCTTATAATTGACGATACGCCTGATATTGTAACCATATCTTCCTTTGACCCCATGAGGAGAGAGCTCGCAAAGGATGCCTTGGAAAGGCTTATAGAAGATGGGAGAATACACCCCGCCAGGATAGAGGAGGTGGTAGCAGAGGTCAAAAAGGAAATGGATGAGAAGATAAGGAAGATGGGAGAAGAGACATGCATGGAGCTTGGTCTATACGACATAAACCCTGGGCTTTATTACTACATAGGTAAGCTCTACTACAGGACAAGCTATTCTCAGAACGTGCTTTTACACTCAAAGGAAGTTGCCTACCTTGCAGGTATGATGGCGGAGGAGCTCGGGCTGGATGCTAAAATGGCAAGGAGGGCTGGACTTTTGCACGATATAGGTAAAGCCATATCCCACGAACTGGGAGGTTCTCACACGGACATAGGCATAGAGCTCTGCAAACGCTATGGAGAGCCAGACCCAGTCCTAAACGCCATAAAGGCACACCACAACGAAGAGCCGGTAAGATATCCAGAGGTTGCCCTTGTGTGTGCTGCGGATGCCCTCTCCGCAGCAAGACCTGGTGCAAGAAGAGAGAGCCTTGAAGCCTATCTCAAGAGACTTGAAAAGTTAGAGGAAATAGTCAAGTCCTTTAAGGGTGTGCAAAACGCCTATGCGGTGCAGGCAGGAAGAGAGGTAAGAGTTATAGTGAGCCCAGAGGAGATAAGCGACGAGGAAGCCTACATGCTTTCCAAAAACATAGCAAGGAAAATAGAAGAAGAGATGCAGTTTCCCGGACAGATAAAGGTGGTGGTAATAAGGGAGACAAGACATGTGGAATACGCCAAGTAA
- a CDS encoding 5-formyltetrahydrofolate cyclo-ligase, with the protein MKVLTKDDIRRLIIQKREALTEEEREKLSEGIIKNLLSLKPLWDAKNLLMFCPHRGEPNITPLFSWTLQRGKSLLLPKVEEKYLKLIRVEDNASLSPGAFCILEPSKGEEVRPEEVELSLIPGIAFDKEGYRIGYGKGYYDRLFERLGGLKVGVCYEFQVLEEVPRDDWDMPVDLVVTEEKIYQGGKER; encoded by the coding sequence ATGAAGGTTCTTACGAAGGATGATATAAGAAGATTAATCATACAAAAGAGAGAAGCCCTCACAGAGGAAGAAAGAGAAAAGCTATCGGAGGGTATAATAAAAAACCTCTTATCCCTCAAGCCCTTGTGGGATGCAAAAAACCTTCTTATGTTCTGCCCTCACAGGGGAGAACCTAACATTACACCACTTTTCTCTTGGACTTTGCAAAGGGGTAAAAGTCTTCTGCTTCCAAAGGTAGAGGAGAAATACCTAAAGCTCATAAGGGTTGAGGATAATGCAAGCCTTAGCCCCGGTGCCTTTTGTATACTTGAACCTTCTAAAGGTGAGGAGGTAAGACCAGAGGAAGTAGAGCTTTCGCTCATCCCCGGAATAGCCTTTGACAAGGAGGGATACCGCATAGGCTATGGGAAGGGATACTACGATAGGCTCTTTGAAAGGCTGGGAGGGCTAAAGGTGGGAGTGTGCTATGAGTTTCAGGTCTTGGAGGAGGTGCCAAGGGATGACTGGGATATGCCTGTTGACCTTGTGGTCACGGAAGAAAAAATCTATCAAGGAGGTAAGGAAAGATGA
- the pheT gene encoding phenylalanine--tRNA ligase subunit beta, whose product MKVPFSWLSEFIQVEGLDPSRVAEELTLKSVETSISRWDFDLEGVVFAKVVEKKPHPTRRLYIYRVQAGESLYLQVVSADANLQVGKGVLLALPNAKVGSMCITQRDFEGVASQGMLLSARELGLEDQSEGVLVLEEYLKPGTSAYDLLGFGEFILEIEPTPNRGDLLSVKGLAREISALLGVKKKPREYPEFEEFGKLEIRLESRDCKRYRGAIIEGVKVKGSPLWLRKRLWQCGVKTINNIVDITNYVMLLEGQPLHAFDLKELNLPIVVRYAKEGETITTLMGSQKSLSAVNLLIADASKPLAIAGIVGGLDSSVKENTESILLESAYFEPYRIRKSAKHLALQTDSSYRFERSVDIEGVRTAQNLAIRLILELAGGTLTALGDAYSEPYEPKRVFLSLEKYRRYSGKDFDRQKISQTLSALEIPHKLMRCGVEALVPPHRSFDMQGDVDLIEELLRVEGYARVSPSTLKIPAKPSQVENITDKIRSLMVSKGFSEVITFSFEDAELYRLLSLPFPQIEVINPLNKSQRYMRTSLLPSLLRVCLENIRNYNYSMAVFEIGKVFLQEEELRLGFLMTGYSRLFPEEEYSPYYGLAILQDILRNYTEDFKSEASNVPFLHPKVQRAFYLGEEEIGYFGLLSPTLQDRLGIRHKVIVGELRLSHLKERHKSYKPITQYPPVIRDLTLLMDKEVSVDKLISHIRKKELVEDMKVFSLYTDPKLGEGKKSISFRLTFRSKEGTLSDQQVNKLMEEIVAELEENFGAKLR is encoded by the coding sequence ATGAAAGTTCCCTTCTCGTGGCTTTCGGAGTTTATACAAGTAGAAGGTCTTGACCCCAGTAGAGTTGCGGAAGAGTTAACCCTGAAGAGCGTTGAGACTTCTATAAGCAGGTGGGACTTTGACCTTGAGGGTGTTGTCTTTGCCAAGGTGGTAGAGAAAAAGCCTCATCCTACGAGAAGGTTATATATTTACAGAGTTCAGGCTGGTGAGAGTCTATACCTTCAGGTGGTGTCCGCAGATGCCAATTTACAGGTAGGAAAGGGAGTGCTTCTTGCCCTTCCCAACGCCAAGGTGGGAAGCATGTGTATAACCCAAAGGGATTTTGAGGGAGTAGCTTCTCAAGGTATGCTGTTGTCCGCAAGGGAGCTGGGTCTTGAAGACCAATCTGAGGGTGTCCTTGTTCTTGAAGAGTACCTAAAGCCTGGCACATCCGCCTATGACCTTCTTGGCTTTGGAGAGTTTATATTGGAAATAGAGCCTACACCAAACAGAGGAGACTTACTTTCCGTCAAGGGTCTTGCAAGGGAGATATCTGCTTTGTTGGGAGTGAAAAAGAAGCCAAGAGAATACCCAGAGTTTGAGGAATTCGGAAAGTTAGAAATAAGGCTTGAGTCAAGGGACTGCAAAAGATACAGAGGTGCTATTATAGAAGGCGTAAAAGTAAAAGGGTCTCCTCTGTGGCTAAGGAAAAGACTTTGGCAGTGTGGTGTAAAGACCATAAACAACATAGTGGACATAACCAACTATGTGATGCTTCTGGAGGGACAGCCCCTGCATGCCTTTGACCTAAAGGAGCTAAACCTACCCATAGTTGTCAGATATGCAAAAGAAGGAGAGACTATTACTACCCTTATGGGAAGCCAGAAAAGCCTAAGTGCTGTTAACCTACTTATAGCAGATGCGAGCAAACCCCTCGCCATAGCTGGCATAGTAGGTGGATTGGATAGTTCTGTAAAGGAAAACACAGAAAGCATACTCCTTGAGTCCGCATACTTTGAACCCTATAGGATAAGAAAGTCCGCAAAACATCTTGCCCTTCAAACAGACAGCTCTTACAGGTTTGAAAGGAGCGTGGACATAGAAGGAGTTAGGACTGCACAAAACCTCGCCATAAGGCTTATTCTTGAGCTCGCAGGTGGCACGCTTACCGCACTTGGGGATGCCTATTCAGAACCCTATGAGCCAAAGAGGGTCTTCTTGAGCCTTGAAAAATACAGAAGGTATTCAGGCAAGGACTTTGACAGACAGAAGATTTCACAAACCCTGAGTGCTCTTGAGATCCCCCATAAGCTTATGAGGTGTGGAGTGGAAGCTCTTGTTCCACCTCACCGTAGCTTTGATATGCAGGGTGATGTAGACCTTATAGAGGAGCTTCTTAGAGTGGAAGGTTATGCACGGGTGAGCCCATCTACCTTAAAAATTCCAGCCAAGCCATCGCAGGTGGAGAACATTACAGACAAGATCAGAAGCCTTATGGTTAGCAAGGGCTTTTCTGAAGTGATAACCTTTTCCTTTGAAGATGCGGAGCTATACAGGCTTTTGTCCTTACCCTTCCCACAGATAGAAGTTATAAACCCATTGAACAAAAGCCAAAGGTATATGAGGACTTCCCTCTTGCCTTCTCTTCTGAGAGTGTGTCTTGAAAACATAAGAAACTACAACTACAGCATGGCTGTCTTTGAGATAGGTAAGGTCTTTCTTCAGGAAGAGGAGCTAAGGCTTGGCTTTCTCATGACTGGCTATAGTAGGCTCTTTCCAGAAGAGGAGTATTCACCCTATTATGGACTGGCTATCCTTCAGGATATTTTGAGAAACTATACAGAAGACTTCAAGTCAGAGGCATCCAATGTGCCCTTCCTACATCCAAAGGTGCAAAGAGCCTTTTACTTAGGAGAAGAGGAAATAGGATACTTTGGTCTTTTGAGCCCTACACTTCAGGATAGGCTCGGTATAAGACACAAGGTTATCGTGGGTGAGTTAAGGCTCAGCCATCTTAAAGAAAGACACAAGAGCTACAAACCTATAACCCAGTATCCGCCTGTGATAAGAGACCTCACCCTCCTTATGGACAAAGAGGTGAGTGTGGATAAATTAATATCCCATATCAGGAAAAAAGAGCTGGTGGAAGATATGAAGGTATTTAGTTTATATACAGACCCAAAACTTGGGGAAGGCAAGAAGAGTATTAGCTTTAGGCTGACCTTTAGAAGCAAAGAAGGAACACTTTCTGACCAGCAGGTTAACAAACTTATGGAAGAGATAGTGGCCGAGCTGGAAGAGAATTTTGGAGCAAAGCTAAGATAG
- the cysM gene encoding cysteine synthase B gives MWVLGQHDEPYRKIRNSILNLVGNTPLVRLRKIIPPEVSPKVEIYAKLESFNPGGSVKDRPALSMFLDAIERGLLREGKVVIDATSGNTGIALAMVSACLGVPVELAMPANVSEERKRIIRAYGAKVYLTDPLEGTDGAILFVREKVSKEPEKYLYLDQYNNPANWKAHFYSTGIEIWNQTGGRITHLVAGIGTGGTIMGTGRRLKVYNPDIQIIGVQPAYPFHGIEGLKHIESSIKPGIFDETFLDRTIFVETEPAYEMTKRLAREEGILAGQSCGAALYAGLELAKELEEGVIVVIFPDGGEKYLTTAPYRDIV, from the coding sequence GTGTGGGTCCTTGGTCAGCACGACGAGCCTTATAGGAAGATAAGAAACTCTATACTTAACCTTGTGGGCAACACGCCTCTTGTGAGGCTTAGAAAGATTATTCCACCGGAGGTCTCTCCAAAGGTGGAGATATACGCCAAGTTGGAGAGTTTCAATCCAGGTGGTTCTGTAAAGGACAGACCAGCACTTAGTATGTTTTTGGATGCCATAGAAAGAGGACTTCTCAGGGAGGGTAAGGTAGTTATAGATGCCACTTCTGGAAACACGGGCATAGCACTTGCCATGGTGAGTGCCTGTCTTGGAGTTCCTGTGGAGCTTGCCATGCCTGCCAATGTGAGCGAGGAGAGGAAAAGGATAATAAGGGCTTATGGTGCAAAGGTATACCTTACTGACCCCCTTGAGGGCACGGATGGTGCCATACTATTCGTGAGAGAGAAGGTTAGCAAAGAGCCAGAGAAATACCTCTACCTTGACCAGTATAACAACCCAGCCAACTGGAAAGCACACTTTTATTCTACGGGCATAGAGATATGGAACCAAACGGGTGGCAGGATAACCCATCTTGTTGCAGGTATAGGCACTGGTGGAACTATAATGGGCACGGGAAGAAGGCTAAAGGTCTATAACCCAGACATTCAAATAATTGGCGTCCAGCCTGCCTATCCCTTTCATGGAATAGAGGGTCTAAAGCACATAGAGAGCTCCATAAAGCCTGGCATCTTTGACGAGACTTTTCTGGACAGAACCATATTCGTGGAAACTGAGCCAGCTTATGAGATGACAAAAAGGCTTGCCAGAGAAGAGGGCATACTTGCGGGACAATCATGCGGTGCTGCACTCTATGCAGGGCTTGAGCTTGCAAAGGAGCTTGAAGAAGGAGTTATAGTTGTAATATTCCCTGATGGCGGAGAAAAGTATCTCACCACTGCACCCTATAGAGATATTGTTTAA